Proteins from one Candidatus Methylomirabilota bacterium genomic window:
- a CDS encoding DUF6496 domain-containing protein codes for MPEEKTVRRARQARREGKAPTTQAGEFVHEEIQHVREGKHGARSTKQAIAIGLSKARRAGVDLPPPEKGRVSAKTRRSAQRDYEAGQGRGGRTPSARRSRATMRALKREGRQAASRPALARQARQARGSARRRKAA; via the coding sequence ATGCCTGAGGAGAAGACGGTCCGGCGGGCCCGGCAGGCCCGGCGTGAGGGCAAGGCCCCGACCACGCAGGCCGGGGAATTCGTCCACGAGGAGATCCAGCACGTCCGGGAGGGCAAGCACGGGGCTCGATCGACCAAACAGGCGATTGCCATCGGCCTTTCCAAGGCTCGGCGAGCGGGTGTGGACCTTCCCCCTCCGGAAAAGGGCCGCGTATCGGCAAAGACGCGTCGGAGCGCGCAGCGCGACTACGAAGCCGGCCAGGGCCGAGGCGGGCGGACGCCGTCGGCGCGCCGCTCGCGGGCCACGATGCGCGCGCTCAAGCGCGAGGGGCGTCAGGCGGCCTCGCGCCCGGCGCTTGCCCGGCAGGCCCGGCAGGCTCGGGGCAGCGCCCGCCGCCGGAAGGCCGCCTAG
- a CDS encoding TraR/DksA family transcriptional regulator, translated as MKTKEKLDRRVVKEIEQFLKERHAQLKESVRSVVTRRRTQEPGRTADITAWATETLEDEIQVALMDRQGRQVAQIEAALERLTRGEYGICHDCEDFIGLARLRALPFAQRCSACQARAEISARRNGSRRVETAEAA; from the coding sequence ATGAAGACCAAGGAGAAGCTGGACCGGCGGGTTGTGAAGGAGATCGAGCAGTTCTTGAAGGAACGGCACGCGCAGCTCAAGGAGTCCGTGCGAAGCGTCGTCACCAGGCGGCGGACCCAGGAGCCCGGCCGCACGGCCGACATCACGGCCTGGGCCACCGAGACTCTGGAAGACGAGATCCAGGTCGCCCTCATGGACCGCCAGGGCCGCCAGGTTGCCCAGATCGAGGCGGCGCTCGAGCGGCTCACCCGGGGCGAGTACGGGATCTGCCATGACTGCGAGGACTTCATCGGACTCGCGCGGCTCAGGGCCCTCCCGTTTGCCCAGCGCTGCAGCGCCTGCCAGGCGCGCGCCGAGATCAGCGCGCGCCGTAACGGCTCGCGTCGGGTCGAGACGGCGGAAGCGGCCTGA
- a CDS encoding metallophosphoesterase codes for MTAVKDTVRLAAMADIHCGTTAPEALRRLFVEASEKADVLVVCGDLTNHGLPEEARTLAKELSASLRIPIVAVLGNHEYESGREGEIRQILVDIGANVLDGDACEIAGIGFAGIKGFGGGFGERALQPWGEEIIKRFVHEAVDEALKLESALARLRTPHRVALLHYAPIQQTVEGEPPEIRPFLGSSRLEEPLTNYPVAVVFHGHAHHGRLEGRTRADVPVYNVAIPLLLDTFPDRSPFYLLELPAPPRPAA; via the coding sequence ATGACGGCCGTTAAGGACACCGTCCGGCTGGCCGCGATGGCCGACATCCACTGCGGCACGACCGCCCCCGAGGCGCTCCGGCGCCTGTTCGTGGAGGCGAGCGAGAAGGCGGATGTCCTCGTGGTGTGCGGCGACCTCACCAACCACGGCCTGCCGGAGGAGGCCCGGACCCTCGCCAAGGAGCTGAGCGCCTCCCTGCGGATCCCCATCGTCGCCGTCCTCGGCAACCACGAGTACGAGTCCGGGCGCGAGGGCGAGATCCGTCAGATCCTCGTCGACATCGGCGCCAACGTCCTGGACGGGGACGCCTGCGAGATCGCCGGGATCGGCTTCGCCGGGATCAAGGGGTTCGGGGGCGGCTTCGGCGAGCGCGCGCTCCAGCCGTGGGGCGAGGAGATCATCAAGCGCTTCGTCCACGAAGCCGTCGACGAAGCCCTCAAGCTCGAGTCCGCCCTGGCTCGGCTCCGCACGCCGCACCGCGTGGCTCTCCTCCACTACGCGCCGATCCAGCAAACGGTCGAGGGCGAGCCGCCCGAGATCAGGCCGTTCCTGGGGTCGAGCCGACTCGAGGAGCCTCTGACCAACTACCCGGTCGCCGTGGTCTTCCACGGCCACGCGCACCACGGCCGCCTCGAGGGCCGGACGCGCGCCGACGTCCCGGTCTACAACGTCGCGATCCCGCTCCTGCTGGACACGTTTCCCGACCGGTCGCCCTTCTATCTGCTGGAGCTCCCGGCCCCTCCCCGGCCCGCGGCGTAG
- a CDS encoding SRPBCC family protein, with amino-acid sequence MKTRMTWLTALGLGAGTMYLFDPQGGNRRRALIRDKLVRTAHKAADAAEVTARDLRNRALGVAASTRSRFAGGPVDDRVLAERVRAQLGRACSHPRSIVAWVQDGSVTLNGPILAAEVDRVLSRVRAVPGVRNVEHRFDVHERGDDVPGLQGGAPRHVRSGLMQTCWSPTSRLAAGAAGITLAAIAARSGGVVGAATGAAGLALLARGATNLEFRRLLGIGTGRRAIDIRKTVNIDAPVEVVYEFWTDLASFPQFMSNVRKVQDLDDGRSRWTVAGPAGVPVEWEAVITDLVPNQVLAWETAPGSTVEHAGRVQFRTNRFGGTRVDIQMSYAPPAGALGHAVAALFGADAKSELDADLARMKTLIETGRLPRDAAQSSSREASG; translated from the coding sequence ATGAAGACTCGAATGACATGGCTGACGGCGCTCGGCCTCGGAGCCGGAACGATGTACCTTTTCGACCCCCAGGGTGGCAACCGACGGCGGGCACTGATCCGTGACAAGCTCGTCCGGACCGCCCACAAGGCCGCCGATGCGGCGGAGGTCACGGCGCGCGATCTCCGCAACCGGGCTCTCGGCGTGGCCGCCTCGACCCGGTCGCGATTCGCCGGCGGGCCGGTCGACGACCGCGTACTCGCCGAGCGGGTGCGGGCACAGCTCGGTCGGGCTTGCTCTCATCCCCGGTCGATCGTCGCCTGGGTCCAGGACGGCTCGGTCACCCTCAATGGCCCGATCCTGGCGGCCGAAGTCGACCGCGTGCTCTCGCGCGTGCGGGCGGTGCCCGGCGTACGCAATGTCGAGCATCGCTTCGACGTCCACGAGCGAGGGGACGACGTCCCGGGCCTCCAGGGTGGCGCGCCGCGCCACGTGCGGTCCGGCTTGATGCAGACCTGCTGGTCACCGACGTCGCGACTGGCGGCGGGGGCGGCGGGCATCACACTCGCCGCGATCGCGGCTCGATCGGGCGGCGTCGTCGGTGCGGCGACGGGGGCGGCGGGCCTGGCCCTGCTGGCCCGGGGGGCCACCAACCTCGAATTCCGGCGGCTCCTGGGAATCGGCACGGGGCGACGGGCCATCGACATCCGCAAGACCGTGAACATCGACGCCCCGGTCGAGGTGGTTTACGAGTTCTGGACTGACCTCGCGAGCTTTCCGCAGTTCATGTCCAACGTTCGCAAGGTGCAGGACCTCGACGACGGGCGGTCGCGCTGGACTGTCGCCGGACCGGCGGGGGTGCCGGTCGAGTGGGAGGCCGTCATCACGGACCTCGTCCCCAACCAGGTACTCGCCTGGGAGACAGCGCCCGGCTCCACGGTCGAACATGCCGGGCGCGTGCAATTCCGGACGAACCGGTTCGGCGGCACTCGGGTGGATATCCAGATGTCCTACGCGCCGCCGGCCGGCGCGCTCGGGCACGCGGTGGCGGCGTTGTTCGGAGCGGACGCCAAGAGCGAGCTCGATGCCGATCTCGCTCGGATGAAGACCCTGATCGAGACGGGACGACTACCCCGGGACGCGGCACAGTCGTCGAGCCGCGAGGCCTCCGGCTAA
- the ligD gene encoding non-homologous end-joining DNA ligase: protein MSPERRRSPSRRAAPAAAGGAAVRVAGVTVTHPDKVWWPEERITKLEVVRFYAAIASRLLPWIDDRPLAAERCPEGMRGECFFQKNFADGLPAGVRTAPLAAASAGRTVNYVVGGSIKTLLALVNLGCIAVHVMNCRTGSRERPDWIAFDLDPGSGRFADAAKAGRLLREIIEEHGLSSYPKTSGGRGLHVLVPLRRGPTQDAVRAFAQAVGRSLAERAPELVTVEMSKAKRRGRVFADALRNAFGQTIVAPYSVRRRPKAPVSTPLAWDEVDPRLDPARYNIRTFESRLAGPDPWADLWKHRQALPELRADTRRR, encoded by the coding sequence GTGAGCCCTGAGCGCCGCCGCTCGCCGAGCCGGCGGGCGGCGCCCGCGGCGGCGGGCGGCGCGGCGGTGCGGGTCGCCGGCGTCACCGTGACCCATCCCGACAAGGTGTGGTGGCCGGAGGAGCGCATCACCAAGCTCGAGGTCGTGCGGTTCTACGCCGCCATCGCCTCCCGGCTTCTTCCGTGGATCGACGACCGGCCGCTCGCCGCCGAGCGCTGCCCGGAAGGCATGCGGGGCGAGTGCTTCTTCCAGAAGAACTTCGCCGACGGCCTGCCGGCCGGCGTGCGAACCGCGCCGCTCGCCGCCGCCAGCGCCGGCCGGACGGTCAATTACGTGGTCGGAGGATCGATCAAGACCCTCCTCGCGCTGGTCAATCTCGGCTGCATCGCCGTCCACGTCATGAACTGCCGGACCGGATCCCGGGAACGGCCGGACTGGATCGCGTTCGACCTCGATCCCGGCTCGGGACGGTTCGCGGATGCGGCGAAGGCCGGCCGGCTGCTGCGGGAGATCATCGAGGAGCACGGGCTCTCCTCCTACCCCAAGACCTCGGGCGGCCGCGGCTTGCACGTCCTGGTGCCGCTGCGGCGGGGTCCCACGCAGGACGCGGTCCGCGCCTTCGCGCAGGCGGTCGGCCGCTCACTCGCCGAGCGCGCGCCGGAGCTCGTGACCGTGGAGATGTCGAAGGCGAAGCGACGCGGGCGCGTCTTTGCCGACGCCCTTCGCAACGCGTTCGGCCAGACCATCGTGGCGCCCTACTCGGTGCGCCGACGCCCGAAGGCCCCCGTCTCCACCCCGCTGGCCTGGGACGAGGTGGACCCGAGGCTCGATCCCGCCCGCTACAACATCCGGACCTTCGAGTCGCGGCTCGCCGGCCCGGACCCCTGGGCCGACCTCTGGAAGCACCGCCAGGCGCTGCCCGAGCTCCGGGCGGACACGCGGCGCCGGTGA
- a CDS encoding phosphate-starvation-inducible PsiE family protein yields the protein MPERGKMGKIVGRIDGGSEPDATLWSRMREWVSGGFTRIEDIVYIGLGMLLAASAVALLADGAFAFGRAILGGDLPGRVVALLDRILLIVMIVEILYTVQVSFREHTLVPEPFLIVGLIAAIRRLLVLTAEFGKLLEMGEAAFRSAVLELGLLTLMVLVLVASLAVLRRRDAPVGAQRG from the coding sequence ATGCCGGAACGCGGCAAGATGGGCAAGATCGTCGGCCGGATCGACGGCGGCTCAGAGCCCGACGCCACCCTCTGGAGCCGGATGCGGGAATGGGTGTCCGGTGGATTTACCCGGATCGAGGACATCGTCTACATCGGGCTGGGCATGCTGCTGGCAGCCAGCGCCGTGGCCTTGCTGGCCGACGGGGCGTTCGCGTTCGGCCGGGCCATCCTGGGGGGTGATCTTCCCGGCCGCGTCGTCGCGCTGCTCGACCGCATCCTCCTCATCGTGATGATCGTGGAGATCCTCTATACGGTCCAGGTTTCCTTCCGGGAACACACACTCGTTCCGGAGCCCTTCCTCATCGTGGGCCTCATCGCCGCCATCCGGCGGCTCCTCGTGCTCACCGCCGAGTTCGGGAAGCTCCTGGAAATGGGCGAGGCCGCCTTCCGGAGCGCCGTTCTCGAGCTCGGGCTCCTGACCCTGATGGTCCTGGTGCTCGTCGCCTCGCTCGCGGTGCTCAGGCGGCGGGACGCCCCCGTCGGAGCCCAGCGCGGGTGA
- a CDS encoding ATP-dependent DNA ligase has translation MTARRRPGAGAADVATGALPAESLAAAFPVLALPVRPPAAPMEAKSVTSLPAGEGWLYEPKWDGFRCLAFRDGDEVVLQSKSAQPLSRYFPELVQALGRLTAARFVLDGEIVIPVEGYLSFDALLQRIHPAESRVRKLARETPAVFLAFDLLVDREGRAVTQLPLAQRREQLERFFADVPGEGTVRLSPATRDRRLAERWMREFGASGLDGIVAKRLEAPYRPGDRTAMQKVKRLRTADCVVGGFRYAAGGAIGSLLLGLYNEAGLLDHVGFASSFTAEERQTLKPIVEPLVEPPGFTGHAPGGPSRWSRGRSAEWQPLRPALVCEVRYDHFSEDRFRHGTKFLRWRPDKAPSLCTFEQVRPPRSRRGSTLSGLLDPGRA, from the coding sequence GTGACCGCCCGCAGGCGCCCCGGGGCCGGCGCGGCCGACGTCGCGACCGGGGCCCTGCCGGCCGAGAGCCTCGCCGCGGCCTTCCCCGTCCTCGCCCTTCCGGTCAGGCCCCCGGCGGCGCCGATGGAGGCCAAGTCCGTGACGAGCCTGCCCGCCGGGGAAGGCTGGCTCTACGAGCCCAAGTGGGACGGCTTCCGCTGTCTGGCCTTCCGCGACGGCGACGAGGTCGTGCTCCAGTCGAAGAGCGCTCAGCCGCTCAGCCGTTACTTCCCGGAGCTCGTTCAGGCCCTCGGACGGCTCACCGCGGCGCGCTTCGTCCTCGACGGCGAGATCGTGATTCCCGTGGAAGGGTACCTCTCCTTCGACGCCCTGCTCCAGCGGATCCACCCCGCCGAGAGCCGGGTCCGGAAGCTCGCCCGCGAGACCCCGGCCGTCTTCCTCGCGTTCGATCTGCTGGTCGACCGCGAGGGCCGCGCCGTGACCCAGCTCCCCCTGGCTCAGCGGCGAGAGCAGCTCGAGCGCTTCTTCGCGGACGTGCCCGGGGAGGGCACGGTGCGTCTCTCACCGGCGACCCGCGACCGTCGACTGGCGGAGCGCTGGATGCGGGAGTTCGGCGCGAGCGGGCTCGACGGGATCGTGGCCAAGCGGCTCGAGGCGCCCTACCGCCCGGGCGATCGCACCGCGATGCAGAAGGTCAAGCGCTTGCGGACGGCGGATTGCGTGGTGGGCGGCTTCCGGTACGCGGCCGGCGGGGCCATCGGCTCCCTGCTCCTCGGCCTCTACAATGAAGCGGGCCTCCTCGATCACGTCGGCTTCGCGTCGAGCTTCACCGCGGAGGAGCGGCAGACCCTCAAGCCTATCGTGGAGCCGCTGGTGGAGCCCCCCGGCTTCACCGGGCACGCCCCGGGCGGCCCCAGCCGCTGGAGCCGCGGACGCTCCGCCGAGTGGCAGCCGCTGCGCCCCGCGCTCGTGTGCGAGGTGCGCTACGACCACTTCTCCGAGGACCGGTTTCGCCACGGGACGAAGTTCCTGCGCTGGCGCCCGGACAAGGCGCCCTCCCTGTGCACGTTCGAGCAGGTACGCCCGCCCCGGTCGCGCCGGGGGTCGACGCTCTCGGGTCTTCTCGACCCTGGGCGTGCGTGA
- a CDS encoding nitroreductase family protein has translation MEVFEAVRTILAVRGYQEKPVPEATLRRIVEAGRLTGSAMNMQPWHFIAVQDRETLRRLGGLAQTGPYVAQASLAIVVAVDRTRFSVSDASRAIQSMLLTAWADGVGSNWVGFGGLEGVKALLSIPAELDVVAIVPFGYPVGATGRGKKQRKPLRAVAHRERYGQPFE, from the coding sequence ATGGAAGTCTTCGAGGCCGTCCGCACGATCCTGGCCGTGCGAGGCTACCAGGAGAAGCCCGTGCCGGAGGCGACGCTCCGTCGGATCGTCGAGGCCGGGCGCCTGACGGGGAGTGCCATGAACATGCAGCCCTGGCACTTCATCGCGGTCCAGGACCGGGAGACGCTGCGCCGGCTCGGGGGCCTGGCACAAACCGGGCCGTACGTCGCTCAGGCGTCGCTGGCGATCGTGGTGGCGGTCGACAGGACCCGGTTCTCCGTCTCCGATGCGAGCCGCGCGATCCAGTCGATGCTGCTGACGGCGTGGGCCGACGGGGTAGGCTCCAACTGGGTCGGCTTCGGTGGGCTGGAGGGGGTCAAGGCTCTCCTCAGCATCCCGGCCGAGCTGGATGTCGTGGCGATCGTTCCGTTCGGCTACCCGGTTGGAGCCACCGGACGAGGCAAGAAGCAGCGCAAACCGCTGCGAGCCGTTGCCCACCGCGAACGGTACGGCCAGCCTTTCGAGTAG
- the ligD gene encoding non-homologous end-joining DNA ligase: MKGLIRPMLATLVPEPFHRPGWVYEEKYDGDRAIAYRRRRQVRLFSRNLKDITADFAEIAEALGALPGGDLVLDGEIVAFDRHDVSRFQLLQRRAMGEPIRPVFAIFDCLERDGQDLIPTPLSARRHALETVVRQARGVLMRSRRIGPNGLAAYRVAQKRGWEGIIAKDEAAPYEPGRRSRSWLKVKCRKEAEFVIGGFTAPTGQRSHFGALLVGLYEGAHLRFVGKVGTGFSAATLADLGARMKALRTERSPFDPPPREAGVTWIRPELVAQLAFAEWTADGKLRQPAFLGLRQDKDPRELTWRAREP; encoded by the coding sequence GTGAAGGGGCTGATCCGGCCCATGCTGGCGACGCTGGTGCCCGAGCCGTTTCATCGACCGGGCTGGGTATACGAGGAGAAGTATGACGGCGATCGCGCCATCGCGTATCGTCGCCGTCGGCAGGTCCGCCTCTTCTCGCGCAACCTCAAGGACATCACGGCGGACTTCGCCGAGATCGCCGAAGCCCTGGGTGCCCTCCCCGGCGGCGACCTCGTGCTCGACGGCGAGATCGTCGCTTTCGATCGCCACGACGTCTCGCGGTTCCAGCTCCTCCAGCGCCGGGCGATGGGCGAGCCGATCCGCCCGGTCTTCGCCATCTTCGATTGCCTCGAGCGCGACGGGCAGGACCTGATCCCGACGCCCCTGTCGGCTCGCCGCCACGCGCTGGAGACGGTCGTCCGGCAGGCCCGGGGTGTGCTGATGCGGTCGCGGCGCATAGGACCCAACGGGCTCGCCGCCTACCGGGTGGCCCAGAAGAGGGGCTGGGAGGGGATCATCGCCAAGGACGAGGCGGCCCCCTACGAGCCCGGGCGCCGCTCGCGGAGCTGGCTCAAGGTGAAGTGCCGCAAGGAGGCGGAGTTCGTGATCGGCGGCTTCACGGCCCCCACCGGGCAGCGCTCGCACTTCGGCGCCCTGCTCGTCGGCCTCTACGAGGGCGCGCATCTCCGGTTCGTCGGCAAGGTGGGGACAGGATTCTCCGCCGCGACGCTGGCCGACCTCGGTGCCAGGATGAAGGCGCTGCGGACGGAGCGGTCGCCATTCGATCCGCCCCCGCGCGAGGCCGGAGTGACGTGGATCCGTCCCGAGCTCGTCGCTCAGCTCGCCTTCGCCGAGTGGACGGCCGACGGGAAGCTGCGCCAGCCGGCCTTCCTCGGCCTGCGCCAGGACAAGGACCCGCGCGAGCTCACCTGGAGGGCGCGTGAGCCCTGA
- a CDS encoding phosphosulfolactate synthase: MPEPPSRPAWQGVIELPVRERLPKPRDSGWTMVIDKGLGLHAIDDLMQVAAPSIDVVKLTFGTSAFFAYDVLKEKVRTITAHGVACMPGGTFQEVAIWQQSFDRYLDRARELGFNALEVSDGTIEMDPRTRAEAIGKAVKAGLRVLSEVGKKDPNDAQPMAVLAEQVNADLDCGAFMVIMEAREAGKGVGIYDASGLPKEAEIDAFLGGVKDPGRILWEAPLGPQQRYLVLRFGPNVNLGNIPPEDILALEALRSGLRGDTLKRAWLANREFHRP, from the coding sequence ATGCCTGAACCACCGTCGCGTCCGGCCTGGCAAGGCGTGATCGAGCTTCCGGTCCGCGAGCGCCTGCCGAAGCCCCGGGACAGCGGCTGGACGATGGTGATCGACAAAGGGCTCGGCCTCCATGCCATCGACGACCTCATGCAGGTGGCGGCGCCCTCGATCGACGTCGTCAAGCTCACCTTCGGCACCTCGGCGTTCTTCGCCTACGACGTGCTCAAGGAGAAGGTCCGCACCATCACCGCCCACGGGGTGGCCTGCATGCCGGGCGGCACGTTCCAGGAGGTCGCGATCTGGCAGCAAAGCTTCGACCGCTACCTGGATCGCGCGCGCGAGCTCGGGTTCAACGCCCTCGAGGTCTCGGACGGCACCATCGAGATGGATCCGCGGACGCGGGCCGAGGCGATCGGGAAGGCGGTGAAGGCGGGCCTTCGGGTCCTGTCCGAGGTCGGCAAGAAGGACCCGAACGACGCCCAGCCGATGGCCGTCCTCGCCGAGCAGGTGAACGCGGACCTCGATTGCGGGGCCTTCATGGTCATCATGGAGGCCCGCGAGGCCGGCAAGGGCGTCGGGATCTACGACGCCTCGGGTCTCCCCAAGGAGGCCGAGATCGACGCCTTTCTCGGGGGTGTCAAGGACCCGGGCCGCATCCTCTGGGAGGCGCCGCTCGGGCCCCAGCAGCGCTACCTCGTCCTCCGCTTCGGGCCCAACGTGAATCTCGGGAACATCCCGCCCGAGGACATCCTGGCTCTCGAGGCCTTGCGCTCGGGGCTCCGGGGCGACACGCTCAAGCGCGCCTGGCTCGCGAACCGAGAGTTCCACCGCCCTTGA
- a CDS encoding anion transporter — translation MRHVGRDYLGVHCTLVPDIALTRVIALAALIWTYIGLTIGRVPGLRVDRTGVAIIGAAVVVVTGVVPWDRAVASVDAHTLALLFGMMIVSAYLRLSGFFHLVTLWAVRRARTPAGLLAALIGAAGVLSAVFVNDVICLVLAPLVLRITRQLRLPPVPYLIALATAANVGSVATLTGNPQNMLVGSFSGLSYRSFLFREAPVALIGLVCVFGIVWLVYRSQLGAVIEPGQIETHFAVHYPLMIKTVLGVLVMLVAFLAGVPVALVALGGAAYTLLTRRVKPAKVYREINWELLVLFTGLFVLIGGLEATGLTGELFRWTAAAHLHHPAMLTAVSAVLSNLVSNVPAVLLFKSIIPTFAEPARGWLILAMASTLAGNLTLFGSVANLIVVEVARGARVELHFLEYSRVGVPLTLVTLLVGWLVLSLLPV, via the coding sequence ATGCGCCACGTCGGTCGCGACTACCTGGGTGTACACTGCACGCTCGTGCCCGACATCGCGTTGACCCGCGTGATCGCGCTGGCCGCCTTGATCTGGACCTATATCGGCCTGACGATCGGGCGTGTTCCCGGCCTCCGGGTCGACCGGACCGGCGTCGCCATCATCGGGGCCGCCGTCGTGGTGGTCACCGGCGTGGTCCCGTGGGATCGCGCGGTCGCCTCGGTCGACGCGCACACGCTCGCCCTTCTCTTCGGGATGATGATCGTCTCGGCTTACCTCCGGCTCTCCGGGTTCTTCCACCTGGTGACCCTGTGGGCGGTCCGGCGGGCCCGGACACCGGCCGGGCTGCTGGCGGCGCTGATCGGCGCCGCCGGGGTGCTGTCCGCGGTGTTCGTGAACGACGTGATCTGCCTGGTCCTGGCCCCGCTCGTTCTGAGGATCACCCGGCAGCTCCGCCTGCCGCCAGTCCCCTACCTCATCGCCCTGGCGACGGCCGCCAACGTGGGCAGCGTGGCAACGCTGACGGGCAACCCCCAGAACATGCTGGTGGGCAGCTTCTCGGGACTGAGCTACCGGAGCTTCCTCTTCCGGGAGGCGCCGGTGGCGCTCATCGGCCTCGTCTGCGTGTTCGGCATCGTGTGGCTGGTCTACCGCAGCCAGCTTGGCGCCGTCATCGAGCCCGGCCAGATCGAGACCCACTTCGCCGTCCACTACCCGCTCATGATCAAGACCGTCCTCGGCGTCCTCGTCATGCTGGTGGCCTTCCTCGCGGGCGTCCCGGTCGCGCTGGTGGCGCTGGGCGGCGCGGCCTACACACTCCTCACGCGGCGAGTCAAGCCGGCCAAGGTCTACCGCGAGATCAACTGGGAGCTCCTGGTGCTCTTCACCGGGCTCTTCGTCCTGATCGGGGGCCTGGAAGCCACCGGCCTCACCGGGGAGCTCTTCCGATGGACGGCCGCCGCCCACCTCCACCACCCCGCGATGCTCACCGCCGTGAGCGCCGTGCTCTCGAATCTCGTCTCGAATGTCCCGGCGGTGCTGCTCTTCAAGTCGATCATTCCCACGTTCGCGGAGCCTGCGCGAGGCTGGCTCATCCTGGCCATGGCCTCCACGCTGGCGGGAAACCTGACGCTCTTCGGCTCCGTGGCAAACCTGATCGTGGTCGAGGTGGCCCGCGGCGCCCGGGTCGAGCTCCACTTCCTCGAGTACTCCCGCGTCGGGGTCCCGCTCACCCTGGTGACACTCCTCGTCGGCTGGCTCGTCCTGAGCCTCCTGCCCGTCTAG